TTGTGTCTGCCACGGGTTTGTGAATGGGGGGTCCGGCACGCTGGTGATTAGAGTGGGCGGGGACAAGGAGTTTGGCGGAGAGCCCGCCCCTTTCCCTTGTTGCAGAGTTACGCCTTCTTATAAGGAGAGCGGCGCTGGCTGCTCCACCGGAGTAATGTGAGCGAAGACGTGACGGATATTACAGCGACCTGCAGGCTCGGCCACAGCGGCCTCTCACTCTTATTAGCGGGACTCTCGCTGGACTACTAGCCGCTGTGCAGCGCTGCTCGGGGCGCCTGTGTGGATTTACTCTGGGATTGCTCCCTGCACTCTAGCGCCTCCTTCTGCCAGGAGCCGCGTACTGCAGACACTTGTTGCCCGGAGTCAGTAGACGATGAGGAGTGCGGGGCGCCTGCTGTGGGCGCTGACCCTCGGGGTGCTGCTTCCTCCCGGCTCGGCCGCCCAGACTTACCATGGAGAGAAGGGCATCTCTGCCCCGGACCACGGCTTCTGCCAGCCCATCTCCATCCCCCTGTGCACGGACATTGCCTACAACCAGACCATCATGCCCAATCTGCTGGGCCACACCAACCAGGAGGACGCGGGGCTGGAGGTGCACCAGTTCTACCCGCTGGTGAAGGTGCAGTGCTCGCCGGAGCTTCGCTTCTTCCTGTGCTCCATGTACGCTCCGGTGTGCACGGTGCTGGAGAACGCCATCCCCCCGTGCCGCTCGCTGTGTGAGCGGGCCAGACAAGGCTGCGAGGCCCTGATGAATAAGTTCGGCTTCCAGTGGCCGGAGAGACTTCGCTGCGAGAACTTCCCTGTGCACGGAGCAGGAGAGATCTGTGTGGGGCAGAACACGTCGGACACCCCGGCCGGTCCTACCGCTAACCCGACCCCGTACCTGCCGGAGGTGATCACCTTCCAGCCGCACTCCCCGCACCGGGACTTCAGCTGCCCTCGCCAGCTCAAGGTGCCTCCGTATCTGGGCTACCGCTTCCTGGGAGAGAAGGACTGCGGCGCCCCCTGCGAGCCCAGCAAAGCCAACGGCCTGATGTACttcaaggaggaggaggtgcgCTTCGCCCGGCTCTGGGTGGGCATCTGGGCCATCCTGTGCGGCATCTCCACCCTCTTCACCGTGCTCACCTACCTGGTGGACATGCGGCGCTTCAGCTACCCCGAGCGGCCCATCATCTTCCTGTCCGGCTGCTACTTCATGGTGGCCGTGGCTTATGCCGCAGGATTCCTGCTGGAGGAACGCGCCGTGTGTCTGGATCGCTTCTCTGAGGACACTTACCGCACGGTGGCGCAGGGCACCAAGAAGGAGGGCTGCACAATCCTCTTCATGATCCTCTACTTCTTCGGCATGGCCAGCAGCATCTGGTGGGTCATCCTGTCCCTCACCTGGTTCCTGGCTGCTGGTATGAAATGGGGCCATGAAGCCATAGAAGCCAACTCTCAGTACTTCCATCTGGCTGCCTGGGCAGTGCCTGCAGTGAAGACCATCACCATTCTAGCCATGGGCAAGGTAGATGGAGACCTTCTGAGCGGTGTCTGCTACGTGGGCATCAACAGCGTCCAGTCCCTCCGTGGCTTTGTGCTGGCACCTCTCTTCGTTTACCTGTTCATTGGCACATCCTTCCTGCTGGCCGGCTTCGTGTCCTTGTTCCGCATCCGCACCATCATGAAGCACGACGGCACCAAAACCGAGAAGCTGGAGAAGCTGATGGTGCGCATTGGAGTATTCAGCGTGCTCTACACGGTGCCCGCCACCATCGTGCTAGCATGCTACTTCTACGAACAGGCTTTccgggagacctgggagaagacTTGGCTCATGCAGACATGTAAGAGCTTCGCCATCCCGTGCCCCAGCCAACACTTCTCCCCCATGAGCCCAGACTTCACTGTGTTCATGATCAAGTACCTGATGACCATGATCGTGGGCATCACCTCCAGCTTCTGGATCTGGTCTGGGAAGACTCTACAGTCCTGGCGCAAGTTCTACCATAGACTTAGCAACAACAGCAGCGGTAAAGGGGAGACCGCAGTATGAGGAGCCCTCCACCCCATATGGACTGTAACTCCCCCAAGAGTGCTCTGGTGGCCATGGACTCCTTGTTCTTATTGCACATGTTCCTGGGTGACCTGATGGCCTCCAGGTCTTCTTCTTTCATCCCATGTGGACATGTTTGATTATAAGTTATAATAACTTGACTGCAGTTGGACTATGCACATTGTTCTGCACCCTGTGATGGAGGGCACCTCACTGAAAGGGATTCTAAGCCCACATTCTACCACCTTCAATCTATTGCTCCCTAATTTAGGACTGACTAATGTTTGGGATTAATGCCAGCAGGCCAGAAGAACCACCAGGATCCCTTCTGCCACCCCCATCATATCAGTGGATACTTGCAGCTCTTCTCACTATAAACTTTTTGTACTTTGTTGTGTAGGTTACTAGATGCCTTGGTATACAGCAGTGATCTGCAACCTGTAGCTCTCCAGATGTTGGAAGGACAACTCCTAGCAAGCCCTGATGACTTGTAGTTGCCAGagtctgctgggagttgtagtggagGCTGTACTGCAGCAGCACAGGCTGTAGGGTGCTGCTGTATACAGTTTGCAGCAGAGACCTTGTTACACTTGTCATTTACTCAGCTGGCCATGTTTGCTCAGCAGATCAGGCCTTGTGGGTGCCCAATATCCAGGCCCTTTTACCCTCCCCATAGACAGTTAATTAACGTTCCAGTGACTGGAGTGGCATCTACACAGCAGCTGGGCAAATAGCACCTTTTGGTGGAGACGCTCCTACTGTTATGTCAACAAGGTTCTCACACGGCTCTGAATTGTGATGCTCGGGCTACTGTTGTATTGACCTTACATGACTAGCATCCAACCCCCATTATCTGTATGGTTTTAATTTTGGATTTTAAGTGCTAAACCCATGGCTTCTCTTTATTTATAGCTAGTGTTAACTCTTTAAGTGTTCTGGCATGTCGGGAGGGAAATGGTTAAAGGTTCTTGTATGTGGGGCCAGTAACACATTCCTTTTGCAAGGCTTTGCTATCTTCTCCAGCTGCAAATGGGGTTAAAGCATTTCCTTTGTAGACAAATGCCAAATGGCCTCTCTGGATTCCTTTGCCACCCATAACTTGGGGAGGGGGTGGGTTAAGATTTTCGGCTTTAAGAACAATCCTGTGATATTTGGGCATAGTaaagtgatttttctttttttatggttTAAAGTGCATTATGCCTTTAAATGGTCTTGTAGTACTGCAATACTTAACaacatataattttatttttttttaatgggtcaCTCCATCTGAGCAGAGGTGAAGGATGACAACCCCTCTCACCCGTCTGGTTCTCATTTCATAGTGGTGTATACAGACTGTAATGGCGACCTGCTCGTTCGTTTCACCGTTTTCACATTTTACCTCATTCTAGGGAAGTATTATGAACAAAAGGCTTATGCAGGTTTAACTTTTGTCTtttattttcctgtgtttttATCATTTCTATCCCCAGATGAAATgtccattttatttttctatgcCCAGGGACTATAACAGTTGCTGCATCATGTGTATTTTGATGGTTAGGTCTGATGTACAACCTTAAGAGACTATTTTATACATGATTTTTGTAATGTGCATGTCAAGCGATCGACAGATGAAGACGACtttgtgatatatatttttttgtaaataactGTACCTTTTTTTTACgaagatatatatgtatttatacatttctaaGCCTCACTCTTATCTCGTGTACAGAACACTAAATAAAGCCTACTTTTTAGGTAACGCTTTGGTGTTTTAATGGGGAGTTATGCTTTAGATTGTGTAAAGGGGTTGTGTACATGGTATAAATGTGTTAACTCTTTAGTATTACTGGTAAGTCCTATTTGCTAATGACGTCTGggtgtttatttatatatatattttttttttttctacatcacACAGCAGTATTAACTTTTTAATCTCTGTGAATgcaggctattcacatgaccattattttggtGGTCTGTTGTAATGGAAATCTAGGTACGGTAATCTcataaattaatttattttttttgttacactCTATTATGGGGGATTTTGTGAAATTGGGTGCAAGACGGCCATGAAAAAATGGACGTTTTTCCTGGTTGTTGGGCTACAGTCACACAATCGAGGTGCAGAAGTGTAGTAAACTAgtttacaatactgaacatgtagAGACTGGTGGTCTAGGTATTGACTTCCCAGGCTGTGATCAGATCTTTGTATGGATATTATCATCAAACATGCAAATGGACCTCAATGTAGGAAAgattagtaccgtatatactgtactcgagtataagccgagtagcacagtttttgtgctgaaaaatggcgcctctgcttatactcgcgtcaatacggtaattgaaaatgtcacatgactggtccacaGTGAAAGACCTCTGTGGGAGGGCgctggagcagcgataggtgagtggtgaggcagcgctgcctccaggaccgccccaagatgtttccagagcatcttctctgccttggaaacatcttaaggcggccctggagacagcgctgcctcaccaaccACCTATaggcagcagcgctgttccagtggcctcccacagatgtcttttactgcggaccagtgaaattacTTCTCGAGTCAATACAGTAATtgactcgaccgtattgactCGCTGCAGCGGGCTTCCGCTCCtgtcccggccccctcccccagCTACAACACACGCTGGGTGCCGTGGGCACattagctcaggcccgcacccggcgtatgttgatgacgtcttactgcgtctcagcacaggcggtgTCATCACACCCCCTACGCTGAGATGCAGGAGCAGCCGCGGGAGAATGAGCAGTGGCGGGAGCAGCAGTGCGAGgttggtaagtatgagaacttaatgaccctgcgtcaccttatactataggccgcggaggccggcagtgagtaggtccgagccccagccgcgatcccactggcgctattattatacttgggtgtggggttgtcttttcagacccccccccccctcccgagtataataatcggagccccaggggaggtgaggaaacataataagcagttttactcacctctccgggatccaatgttaatcctagccggcttcaggcctatatggtaatatctcagatgtcacgtggtctgggatattaccatataggcccgaaaccttatactcgagtatatacggtttatttatttatttttactgcaaagtgggcatgggatttgctagaatcccatccactttgacctgactgtaaaacacggatttccccccacacacacagcgtTTACGCTTTGTGGGCTACATGTGGTGTGTttcgtgtttgtttgtttttttctggctCCCACCGCTTATATGAAAAAAGTGAAACTTCTTTAAGTCATCCACCCCAATTTACATTGAAAGTGGTATCAGAATATGACCAGTATGCATAAAATACAATAGAACTGAATCTGCTGGTCTAGAAAATGGGTGGTCTCATGGAGAGATTTCACTATATTTAGGATTTCAAGAATGGCAATTCCAAAAATACACTTATTTGTATCTCCTATATTTACGGATGGTGGTATTCAAACTGCATTCCCAACTCCATTGTTGATCAGCTCATTATTCAGACTGTTGTCCACTGTACTACAGACAGTATATAGGCTGCCACAAATAATCTGCTCCAAGATTTGCAGGACTGCCCTTCTCAGTAATTGGGTTTCCTCTGCTTGTGAGGGTTGTAATGTGTAAGCTCATGCAGTTTGGGCTGTATGACAGAATTCTAGCAGTACTTTCCAGTAATCCCATTGCTTCAGTATTGATGGGTTTCTCATTTTGCAGTATTTTGACCTAATGAATGAAGAAAGCATTGGAAAGGTGTTATGTCACCCCAAGGTACTTATTCGTTTGTTTCTCCTGCATCATGTTATTCTGTCCTTCCCGTACCTTGTATGCTGTTTTAAATATGGACTTACTGTGTTTTTCTATGTACTTTAGTGTTGCATAGTAAGTTACTATATGGTATGATTAAGTGGTGAAGCATTGTGCATCTACTTGTATATACACCTAAACCCCACAGCACTAGAATATATGAAATACCAGAGCAGCAGGCTGTCTTGCATACACTATTGTTTCTATGGGAAATTCCTAATGTATAAATGAATTGAATGAATTATATGtttatcatatacatatatatatatttttgtggatTTTAGTAAAACTGACCATTCGTGCTTGTTGGTATGCGCAgtactatattttttattttttctcttttctgtctCTTGAATAAGAGGCCAGTACTGTATCAGTATGGTTATCATAATAAGGTTTCCGATTTTGCTCCACCCTAAGGTTTACTGCTCAATAACAGGCTATTGTTTCTCCGTCTGCTATGAATTAAGCCACAGGCTGGAACTCTGATTGTTGTTTGGAGAACTTGTTCAGCCAAGATGTAAATCTGATCTAATGTacatcaatgtctgtaaagctcaTATTTTATAAATGTTGGCATTTCACTTGAAAGGCCGCTCCACCCAGAAGTATAAGCTCTATATTAGGTTATTGTTTCTCTGATTGTAGCTGCAGATGTTTTACATTTGGGTCAAGGGTACATTAGATCTACATACGTCAGCTGTATTGCTGTGgcacttatcctccgcagcattGTATACACACAATCTCTGCAGCTACAGAAAATGCAGGGTTGTGTGTCCTTTGCTGGATCTGTCTATATCTCAAGTGTATCTGAGTTGAGCCGTCAATATATATCCGCAGGGTCCAACGGTtcaccactgatcagctgttcaagCAAGCATTTTCGTCTGTTTAAGGTTTCCATTGGGATTGTTCATAGTGGCAAATGTCAGCAttgtcccatttacttgaattaaAGGTACAGAATTTACAAGTATAAACCAGTTTGCAAACCAATTTTTGCATTGAAGAGGCAAGTGACTTGGTCCCCTtaaacatctgatctgtggggctACCATTGCTACAAACTCAGTCCCTGTACCTAATGCCCCACTGAAATATTCTACAAAGCGATGATCCTGTTCACAAAAAGTGGATTGCAAACTGTAGAGTACCATTATGAATTGGCATGTAATGTAAATCTAGAGACGTAGCAAAACCTTTCCAAATGCCTATAGAACTTTCACATTGTTCCCCAATGACAGGTGTTGGAGAGAAGGATGAGGCTGTTGGATTCCAATATGCTCGATCATTTTGTTCTTGGGAAGGTATATGCCCAGCTGAGATGTCTGTCAGCTGTTTTTCCCTCTGATCATGCAAAAGACATGCCAAGAATTCATGCATACGGGGGTTGGCAGAGATAAGTCGGCTGAAGATCTGGGGTTGTTTTTGCAGCAAGTGCATGGTGTTCTCAGTGCAGGTAAATGAATTGtatgcaaaaatttctgcaacaaatcttgtGAAAATATCCTGATAAGACACTTAACTCCTTCATATACCTTGATGTAACTACATGCAGTTACTGAGATTATAGCACTTTGATGTACCACATCTGCATGGTGTTTCCTCAGGCTCAGTTCTTGGACTGtcactgcacatgtattagataggtATGGACCACGCCTGTTATTTTTGAGGGGTTTCACCAATATGTGTGGCAGCTTTGATTTTTGTGCTAGTGTCAGGGTCTGTGACGGCATAGGACATAACATGAATAAAGAAGCATAAACAAGTCACTACAACTTTAATGCACTTTACTCAATACTGGACATTACATTAATTTTATGGttgcacatgttttttttttttttttttttttttatacctaaagccccttgcagacgatcGTGGTGTGAGTCAGTGTGCTATGGGCCCGTATACACGACACACGTCTTGTGTGTGGGCCAACAGCAGGGGTGAacttgcccctttcgccgcccaaggcgaactacagaaagccgcccccccccccggaaggaGGGGGCGGCGCACGAGGGGTGGGGTGAAttaaaggggcggggcttagcggcgttcgcaggcagagagcaggcacggagaagaccttctctctgcctgagcgtgaggggaggctgctggagcagcgctgcttcagtggcctccccaatccagcgctcggtgctaagccagtccaggacagcttgtcctggactggcttatgtaatcaaaaatgccgccctccctggggccctgacacaggtcgcctcatgggaggtgcggcgctggaacagtccaggctgcatcagataggacaggtcctatttttCGGCCTGTGGTTCCgtggctcccattcatttaatgaaagaagctGTGGAAGCGCGGCCCATGCACGGGCGGCACACGGGGACATCCCTATGTGCAGCCCATGCTATAAT
This region of Leptodactylus fuscus isolate aLepFus1 chromosome 8, aLepFus1.hap2, whole genome shotgun sequence genomic DNA includes:
- the FZD7 gene encoding frizzled-7, with the translated sequence MRSAGRLLWALTLGVLLPPGSAAQTYHGEKGISAPDHGFCQPISIPLCTDIAYNQTIMPNLLGHTNQEDAGLEVHQFYPLVKVQCSPELRFFLCSMYAPVCTVLENAIPPCRSLCERARQGCEALMNKFGFQWPERLRCENFPVHGAGEICVGQNTSDTPAGPTANPTPYLPEVITFQPHSPHRDFSCPRQLKVPPYLGYRFLGEKDCGAPCEPSKANGLMYFKEEEVRFARLWVGIWAILCGISTLFTVLTYLVDMRRFSYPERPIIFLSGCYFMVAVAYAAGFLLEERAVCLDRFSEDTYRTVAQGTKKEGCTILFMILYFFGMASSIWWVILSLTWFLAAGMKWGHEAIEANSQYFHLAAWAVPAVKTITILAMGKVDGDLLSGVCYVGINSVQSLRGFVLAPLFVYLFIGTSFLLAGFVSLFRIRTIMKHDGTKTEKLEKLMVRIGVFSVLYTVPATIVLACYFYEQAFRETWEKTWLMQTCKSFAIPCPSQHFSPMSPDFTVFMIKYLMTMIVGITSSFWIWSGKTLQSWRKFYHRLSNNSSGKGETAV